The DNA segment AAGTGCAAGAGCTCTTTGGAATTCTTTTGCGATATTTTCGATTTTTAGAATATTTTCTATAATTTTATCGTATTCGAGAGATGAAAAGAACATAAGAGTTTTAATTTTCTTATAACCTTCAGAATCCGATTTCGTATCTAACGTTTCTATCAAGTTGGCGACCTCTTCGGAAATAAATATGGCAACCTCTTTTGCGACCTTTTTATCTTCTAATCTTTTTGATAATTCTTGAACAAAAAGGCGAGTTCTATTTCCACCGAAGATATCGGGAGCGATTGACTTAGCCAACTCCCGAATCGCCCTTTTCCACGACTGGCTTGACACCCGTGCTCTCTGTACACCACCAAAAACCGCCGTTTTCGGAGAGTTTAGGTCATCTCGATTCAGGCAAGCTACCGGTACCGACTGAATGATATGCAATTCCAAGTGTTTCATTTTTTCTCCTTCTTTGAAAAATTAAACGAGTTTAATCAGCGTTAGTATTCCAGAATTCCATAGCCCAATTTTGCTTTGTACTATCGTTCCAACGTTTCAGGTCACAATAAAGTTGCCCATAGTTTACTGGAACCTGATGGGACTCTGCCAAGGACACGATTCGTAAAATTCTTTGAAGCCTTTCTTTCATATTCTTTGCAGCGAGAAGATGCAGAAATCTTCGTTCTGTCGCACTCAATTTATTGTCTTCTGAACGTCCCTCGCGTTTAGTTTCTATTTGTTTGCATGTCTGACCGAAATTTCCACTTGAGGCGATAAGCGGATGTTTTGCAAACAAGCCAGCAACAAAAGCACCCACTTCATTTTGAATACTAATTCCTATACGGCTTAATACTGGCCAGGCACGCTGCTTTTTGCTTTCTACGGAGATGCAACGGAGATTGGCCATTGCTCCACGGTCTTCCTGAATCTTCTGTAATCTTGTTACAATGCTCATGCTATTACCTCTTCTTCATACGATAGTTCATCATCCCGTGATACAGCTTGCTGATCGTTAGTTACTAGTTTTCTCCATCCTTTTACGAACGCTTTAACCTGCCGTGGCGTTTCCTTGGCACATGCACTCCGATAGGCATCACAGGCAATTTGGAATATCGCCTTACGCCAGACATTACGGGTAGGTTCGGCTTGATCGGTTCCAATTGCTTCTATGTGCATCATGAGTAGTGATAGACTTTTTTCGACATTTGTCCAGTAGTAGAGTAAGGCTTTCTCAGCAAGTTTATCTTTTAGAACATTCTTTTCTTTTCCTGCCTTTTCTACTCTTCGTTCCCAGTCCCAATCTACCTCCTTTCGATAAACCTCTATCGCTGTGCGTAATTTGATTGCATAGCCTTCTGCGCCAATTGTATTTTTACCACCTCCGATTTCAGTTTTATGGATAGAATTATGGCTTACTAATGCTGGTTTGATATGAAATACAGACTCCATAGCAATGTCCATAGAGGCTTGATCTCGAGTAATAGCGCAAACCATGAAGTCAAATGCTTCATCACGAGGAGCATTTGACATTGCTATAGGCCCGCCAATGCCTTCAGATGTACGATGAACCAATAGAGACGAAAGTTCTCGCCATAAGGCTTTCGACGGAGCAGCTTTTACAACCTCTCTTTTTTGCTCTTCTTGGCGTGTAATAATTTTAACTGAGGCGGTGGGTTCTGCAGGGAAGCCATCTTCGTACTTATCATATTTAAACCCAGCACAACAGTACATCCTAAAATTTGGCAATAATTTGACCCAACGGGAGATCGGTACTAACCTACCCAAATAAGTTTTTGTCGCATTGACTGCTTCTTCCGAATCCGGTTTAGGAGAGGTCGGAAAGTTTTCCCAAATAGGTTTGCCCAGGCTTATCGAATTATAGACATTTTGATCTTTCTTCTTTGCTTTATTAAAACTTATGTATGTTTCTTGAA comes from the Leptospira sp. WS92.C1 genome and includes:
- the casB gene encoding type I-E CRISPR-associated protein Cse2/CasB, with the translated sequence MSIVTRLQKIQEDRGAMANLRCISVESKKQRAWPVLSRIGISIQNEVGAFVAGLFAKHPLIASSGNFGQTCKQIETKREGRSEDNKLSATERRFLHLLAAKNMKERLQRILRIVSLAESHQVPVNYGQLYCDLKRWNDSTKQNWAMEFWNTNAD
- the casA gene encoding type I-E CRISPR-associated protein Cse1/CasA, translated to MNVAFDPWIPVVDLQGKPERISIVSLFTKGEKFADLAVRPHERVSLMRLFLCIAHAALDGPKDYEEWLQVPTKLPNAAERYLTQWKDSFELFHKTKPWLQVADLQETTKKEDKASPKDKTSPVVLLDFEIASGKNSTLFEHLAESESREVKLERLALNLLTYQNFSSGGGLPIAQWDSVVTKQVGNLDAPCLSQSMTHSLFRGNDLLCTIYLNLPSYESIQETYISFNKAKKKDQNVYNSISLGKPIWENFPTSPKPDSEEAVNATKTYLGRLVPISRWVKLLPNFRMYCCAGFKYDKYEDGFPAEPTASVKIITRQEEQKREVVKAAPSKALWRELSSLLVHRTSEGIGGPIAMSNAPRDEAFDFMVCAITRDQASMDIAMESVFHIKPALVSHNSIHKTEIGGGKNTIGAEGYAIKLRTAIEVYRKEVDWDWERRVEKAGKEKNVLKDKLAEKALLYYWTNVEKSLSLLMMHIEAIGTDQAEPTRNVWRKAIFQIACDAYRSACAKETPRQVKAFVKGWRKLVTNDQQAVSRDDELSYEEEVIA